In a genomic window of candidate division WOR-3 bacterium:
- a CDS encoding PQQ-binding-like beta-propeller repeat protein gives MPVLGETVRIGISGNSRGNQPILIWSFYAGGDIYCVRSFVDVNGNGVHDVLASSWNNYIYCLEGSSGELIWAANIGAYGMRIETLDDLNHDSIPEVIVGSWNNSVILLDGRNGNQLWQTPVGNDVWTVNPIASVNGDSQSDVIAGSGDGNVYCLDGLSGSIFWSYATGGWVNSVRSINDVNGDCLQDVIAGNQFSASPGIVCCIEGDTLMVATKEDRGCSRRSTAISELKIFSADGRRVSAPHQGVYFIVMQKGGWLERKKLLILR, from the coding sequence TTGCCGGTACTTGGGGAAACAGTCAGGATCGGCATTAGCGGTAACAGTCGGGGAAATCAGCCGATACTTATCTGGTCATTTTACGCAGGCGGTGATATTTATTGCGTTCGTTCTTTTGTCGATGTAAATGGCAATGGTGTTCACGATGTTCTGGCATCATCTTGGAATAACTACATTTACTGTCTTGAAGGGAGTTCAGGTGAATTGATCTGGGCGGCTAATATTGGCGCTTACGGAATGAGAATAGAAACATTAGATGATCTCAATCACGATTCTATACCCGAAGTCATTGTGGGTTCATGGAATAATTCAGTAATTCTTTTAGATGGAAGAAATGGTAACCAACTCTGGCAGACCCCGGTCGGGAACGATGTCTGGACCGTAAACCCAATTGCCAGCGTGAATGGTGACAGTCAATCGGATGTAATTGCCGGGAGCGGCGATGGAAATGTATACTGTTTGGATGGATTGTCTGGTTCTATTTTCTGGAGTTATGCAACTGGAGGATGGGTAAATTCCGTTCGAAGTATTAATGATGTCAACGGTGATTGTCTCCAGGATGTTATCGCTGGAAATCAGTTTTCAGCTTCTCCGGGAATAGTGTGTTGCATAGAAGGTGATACCTTAATGGTCGCCACGAAAGAAGACAGAGGTTGTTCGAGAAGGAGTACAGCTATTTCTGAGTTGAAGATATTCTCGGCAGATGGAAGAAGAGTTTCCGCACCACATCAAGGTGTTTATTTCATTGTAATGCAAAAAGGAGGATGGCTGGAGCGGAAGAAGCTGTTGATTTTGCGATGA